A portion of the Intestinibacillus sp. Marseille-P6563 genome contains these proteins:
- a CDS encoding CPBP family intramembrane glutamic endopeptidase — protein sequence MVPYNETQMRQDFRKIGWALVLSQLTMFFLSVLLSFIVSILLRAFSPLRGTWSEMEGWIVMLSALGGALPMLRMGQERHLLDNMFERREKAWPVQVIFYFLMILGLQMLTSIVCAPVVHLLESVGASFDSANNSATAYAVSASMLVYSVVVAPVVEELVYRGALLRALERYGRWFAIVISALIFGLMHGNAVQFPVAFVIGLAFGYLSLKYSLKLTIVLHVLNNLFVDLVGRISDFSESLGGMIDGSLMLAGVLSIILMALSGGKLLLRDIKNNRTPRGVYKWFFASMPVVAIFCYMIALTIASIWV from the coding sequence ATGGTACCTTATAACGAAACCCAAATGCGGCAGGATTTCCGTAAAATCGGCTGGGCGCTGGTCCTTTCCCAGCTGACCATGTTTTTCTTATCGGTCCTGCTCAGTTTTATCGTGTCGATCCTGCTCCGGGCGTTTAGTCCGCTGCGTGGGACCTGGTCGGAGATGGAAGGCTGGATCGTGATGCTGTCCGCCTTGGGTGGTGCCCTGCCGATGCTGAGGATGGGGCAGGAAAGGCACCTTCTGGATAACATGTTCGAACGACGCGAAAAAGCTTGGCCGGTGCAGGTGATTTTTTATTTCCTGATGATTTTAGGTCTGCAAATGCTGACCAGCATCGTTTGTGCCCCGGTGGTACATTTGCTGGAATCGGTCGGCGCATCCTTTGATTCGGCCAACAATTCGGCAACGGCCTATGCGGTTTCCGCTTCCATGTTGGTGTATTCGGTCGTAGTGGCCCCGGTGGTCGAAGAACTGGTCTACCGTGGCGCACTGCTGCGGGCGCTCGAACGCTATGGCCGGTGGTTTGCCATTGTGATCAGTGCACTGATTTTTGGCTTGATGCACGGCAATGCCGTCCAGTTTCCGGTCGCCTTTGTCATCGGATTGGCGTTTGGATATTTGTCGCTCAAATATTCCCTGAAGCTGACCATTGTGCTGCATGTGCTTAACAATCTGTTTGTGGATCTGGTGGGCCGCATATCGGATTTCAGTGAATCGTTGGGAGGCATGATCGACGGCAGCCTGATGCTGGCTGGCGTCCTGTCGATTATCCTTATGGCGCTGAGCGGCGGCAAGTTGTTGCTGCGCGACATCAAGAATAACCGCACCCCGCGCGGTGTGTACAAATGGTTTTTTGCTTCGATGCCGGTCGTAGCCATCTTCTGTTATATGATTGCTCTGACCATCGCGAGTATTTGGGTATAA
- a CDS encoding DMT family transporter, producing MRFEHRSTGHIAAIFTVSVWGATFISTKILLRHFTPVEILLLRFALGLVALWVISPRSMRLQERRHEAYFAGAGLSGLVLYYLCENIALNYGDASVIGVMVSSAPLFAGICSALFLKTHLKSGFFVGFAVAIVGLCLIAAGDGGSGHVQPVGAALAFCAAMAWGVYSTLTRKIAECGYPTVGATRRIFTYGVAFMLPIAAAMHFRPQAVWTASPVEIANLLFLGLGASALCFMTWNFAVKLLGTVKTCVYIYASSAVTVVLAAIILHERMTPQAIVGTILVLAGLLLSEGRFPGRKEAQHGTL from the coding sequence ATGCGTTTTGAACACCGATCCACCGGCCATATCGCGGCGATCTTCACCGTGTCGGTCTGGGGCGCGACCTTTATCTCCACCAAGATATTATTGCGCCATTTCACACCCGTAGAAATTTTATTGCTCCGCTTTGCCCTGGGGCTTGTAGCCTTGTGGGTCATCAGTCCGCGCTCGATGCGGCTGCAAGAGCGGCGGCATGAGGCATACTTTGCCGGGGCCGGACTCTCGGGGCTGGTGCTGTATTATTTGTGTGAGAACATTGCCCTCAACTATGGCGATGCGTCGGTGATCGGCGTGATGGTGTCCAGTGCGCCGCTGTTTGCGGGCATCTGTTCGGCACTGTTCCTCAAAACCCATTTGAAGTCTGGCTTTTTTGTCGGCTTTGCGGTAGCGATCGTTGGGTTGTGTCTGATCGCCGCCGGGGACGGAGGATCGGGTCATGTGCAGCCGGTCGGGGCGGCGCTGGCCTTCTGTGCCGCTATGGCGTGGGGCGTTTATTCGACCCTGACCCGTAAGATTGCCGAATGTGGGTATCCGACCGTGGGCGCTACCCGGCGGATTTTCACCTATGGCGTGGCGTTTATGCTGCCCATCGCAGCCGCGATGCACTTCCGGCCGCAGGCGGTCTGGACCGCCAGTCCGGTGGAAATTGCCAATCTCTTGTTCCTGGGGCTGGGAGCGAGTGCGCTGTGCTTTATGACTTGGAATTTTGCGGTGAAGCTGCTGGGCACGGTCAAGACGTGCGTTTATATTTACGCATCGTCAGCTGTTACCGTGGTATTGGCAGCCATTATTTTGCACGAACGAATGACACCACAGGCAATCGTAGGAACCATTCTGGTTTTGGCGGGTTTGCTGCTGAGCGAGGGACGGTTCCCCGGACGGAAGGAGGCACAACATGGTACCTTATAA
- the mnmA gene encoding tRNA 2-thiouridine(34) synthase MnmA, which produces MKKVVLGLSGGVDSAVAASLLREQGYEVHGLFLELGLGGEAEAQKVADAVGIPLYIAHRAQELEEHVCRYFAEEYQHARTPNPCVMCNPTVKFRALADYADSIGAQYLATGHYARIGWDAEGRALLQRARSPKDQTYMLHRLPRAILERCLFPLGEAADKDAVRALAQEREIPNAQKKDSMDVCFIPDGDWCGWLERRGVQLPEGNFVDPDGNILGRHKGIHQYTVGQRKGLGVAASGRLFVHELRPETNEVVLSLEDVFRKEIIVRQVNYCAPEYAQDGPFACEVRVRYSKHADRATVYPDGTDARIVFDDAVRAPAAGQAAVFYDGDTVIGGGFID; this is translated from the coding sequence ATGAAAAAAGTTGTATTAGGCCTGTCAGGCGGTGTGGATTCGGCAGTCGCCGCATCTTTACTGCGCGAGCAGGGATATGAAGTACACGGCTTGTTTCTCGAGCTGGGTCTGGGCGGGGAAGCGGAAGCACAGAAAGTCGCCGACGCGGTCGGCATTCCGCTCTACATTGCCCACCGGGCACAGGAACTGGAAGAACATGTGTGCCGCTACTTTGCCGAAGAATACCAGCATGCACGCACGCCCAATCCCTGTGTGATGTGCAATCCGACCGTGAAGTTCCGGGCTTTGGCCGATTATGCCGATTCCATCGGTGCGCAGTATCTGGCCACCGGGCATTATGCCCGCATCGGCTGGGATGCGGAGGGCCGCGCGCTGTTGCAGCGTGCCCGTTCGCCCAAGGACCAGACGTATATGCTGCACCGGCTGCCGCGCGCCATTTTGGAGCGCTGCCTGTTCCCGTTGGGGGAAGCAGCTGATAAGGACGCGGTGCGTGCACTCGCTCAGGAGCGGGAGATTCCGAACGCCCAGAAGAAGGATAGCATGGATGTCTGCTTCATCCCAGACGGCGATTGGTGCGGCTGGCTGGAACGCCGGGGCGTGCAGCTGCCGGAAGGCAACTTTGTCGACCCGGATGGCAACATCCTTGGCCGCCACAAGGGCATCCATCAGTATACGGTCGGCCAGCGCAAGGGGCTAGGCGTCGCGGCCAGCGGACGGCTGTTTGTGCACGAACTGCGGCCGGAAACCAATGAAGTCGTTTTGTCGCTCGAGGATGTTTTCCGCAAGGAAATTATCGTGCGGCAGGTCAATTACTGTGCACCCGAATATGCACAGGATGGGCCGTTTGCCTGTGAGGTCCGCGTGCGGTATTCCAAACACGCCGACCGTGCCACTGTGTATCCGGACGGGACCGATGCCCGCATTGTTTTTGACGATGCCGTGCGCGCGCCCGCAGCCGGACAAGCCGCTGTTTTTTATGACGGCGATACCGTGATCGGCGGCGGCTTTATCGATTGA